A window of Ignavibacteria bacterium contains these coding sequences:
- a CDS encoding aminoacyl-histidine dipeptidase produces MSLPPSLQPQLVWKYFSEIANVPRPSKHEERISQYILDTAKKLGLKAKQDKFMNVVVLKPASKGKEKQKSICLQGHLDMVCEKNSDKVHDFMKDPIELVVKGNVLMANGTTLGADNGIAVATMLAIAEDTSLEHPALELLFTVDEETGLTGAANLQKGFVQSKTMMNLDSEEEGAVYVGCSGGKDTTGMWKIIWEKVPHTFVPFLLEVKGLRGGHSGLEIDKGRGNAVKIINRVLLKLSEFGARLSSIKGGDKRNAIPRECTATILVPKKSGSDVKGIVNEMNTIIKAELSSVEPDLKISVSEIEQSQVKGKKKIQWRVLKSAAQRNLLRTISSLPHGVTKMSAEISWLVETSTNVASIVTNDKSVVIATSQRSSVASEIFEICDTVEHIFLLGGASVQHSDGYPGWKPNMGSPILKTAKETYKKLYGKEPAVKAIHAGLECGIIGERFPGMDMVSFGPTLEGVHSPDEKIYIDTVDKFWRFLLVILKNVN; encoded by the coding sequence ATGTCACTTCCCCCATCATTACAACCACAACTCGTTTGGAAATATTTTTCTGAAATTGCAAACGTTCCGCGTCCGTCGAAGCACGAAGAACGCATTTCTCAATACATTCTTGACACGGCAAAAAAACTTGGACTGAAAGCAAAGCAAGACAAGTTTATGAATGTTGTTGTTCTAAAACCGGCATCGAAAGGAAAAGAAAAACAGAAAAGTATTTGCTTGCAAGGACATCTCGATATGGTGTGCGAAAAAAATTCCGACAAAGTTCACGACTTTATGAAAGACCCTATTGAACTCGTCGTGAAAGGAAACGTGCTGATGGCAAATGGCACAACACTTGGCGCGGATAATGGAATCGCTGTTGCTACAATGCTGGCAATTGCCGAAGATACATCACTTGAACATCCCGCGCTCGAACTTCTTTTCACCGTTGACGAAGAAACTGGACTTACCGGCGCGGCGAATTTACAAAAAGGATTTGTGCAAAGTAAAACAATGATGAACCTCGACAGCGAAGAAGAAGGCGCGGTTTATGTTGGTTGTAGCGGAGGAAAAGATACAACGGGAATGTGGAAAATTATTTGGGAAAAAGTTCCGCATACGTTTGTTCCGTTTTTGCTGGAGGTAAAGGGTTTACGCGGCGGACATTCCGGTTTGGAAATTGATAAAGGTCGCGGCAATGCGGTTAAAATAATCAATCGTGTTCTTCTGAAACTTTCTGAATTTGGAGCGCGTCTTTCTTCAATAAAAGGCGGTGATAAACGCAACGCGATTCCGCGCGAATGTACAGCAACAATTCTTGTCCCGAAAAAATCAGGAAGCGATGTAAAAGGTATTGTGAATGAAATGAATACAATAATAAAAGCGGAACTTTCATCAGTCGAGCCGGATTTGAAAATTTCTGTATCTGAAATTGAACAATCACAAGTGAAAGGAAAAAAGAAAATTCAATGGAGAGTTTTGAAATCTGCGGCGCAGAGAAATTTGTTGCGCACGATTTCTTCTCTTCCACACGGCGTAACAAAAATGAGTGCGGAAATTTCATGGCTTGTGGAAACATCAACCAACGTTGCTTCGATAGTAACGAACGATAAATCTGTTGTGATTGCAACAAGTCAGCGTAGTTCGGTTGCGTCGGAAATATTCGAAATATGCGATACGGTCGAACATATTTTTCTTCTCGGCGGTGCGAGCGTACAACACAGCGACGGTTATCCCGGATGGAAACCGAATATGGGTTCACCGATTTTGAAAACTGCAAAAGAAACATACAAAAAACTCTATGGAAAAGAGCCGGCAGTAAAAGCAATTCATGCGGGATTGGAATGTGGAATTATCGGCGAGCGTTTTCCCGGAATGGATATGGTTTCGTTCGGTCCTACGCTCGAAGGCGTTCACTCACCAGATGAAAAAATTTATATTGATACGGTAGATAAGTTTTGGAGATTTTTGTTGGTGATTTTGAAGAATGTGAATTAA